From the genome of Denticeps clupeoides chromosome 17, fDenClu1.1, whole genome shotgun sequence:
GAGGTGCgactgtgtcactgtgtcacctTAATGCAAGCTTAGCCTGGCAAACAGATGGACTCACAATAAGgatataaaaagaaacaaacagacAATCGAAGAATAACAGAATGAACGAAAGTGATTTTCTCTAACCTACAGAGCATCAGTGGACAGTCCTGGACTGACGAGGACTCAGATGGAGACAGTGACTGTGGGGAGTTTCTCTATGGAATTCAGGTGAGCCCAGGCTTTTATTGCAACAGAAATCTTACATCCCTGTAAGCCCTGAGCTCCATGTCCCACCCCACTGTTGCAGACCAGCTACATCGAGACAGCCGGGTCTACTGTGTTTACACCGTGATGAGGCTCACATGTTATTAAGGGGATTAGCGTGTAAGGGCCAGCATATGGCTACCCCTGCTCTCAGAAACCTGATCCCCCCTCTCCAGCACTGCTCAGTTCACCATGGAGCTTGGTGACCCTTATCGGGTCCGGCCAGCCAGACTGTGAACAACGTATAGCGATAAAACAGGCAATTCTTACTGGCAGCTGGTCTCATCCCCAGTTGtctttgtgactgtgtgtgtgtgtgtggatcaggGCGAGTTAAGCCATTCAGGAAACTGGCTCCAAGTATGACATATCAGTCCCAGACCTACTTCGTAGGTACTTTTGCAGGTTTGCTCTCCTGACTGATAGGCAGAGTTTTTATGATATTTGTTTTCATAATGCACGTGAATCAGTATGAATAATCTGGATCCCATTCAAAAACATGCAGGGCCACTGTGGTACTGACTTATACTGCCATCCTCAGCTGGACGCTGACATCGGGGCTGTAAGAGACATCTATACCGACCGGGCTGTGTATGTCAGGTAAAGCCCATTTCCACCCAGGGTGGGACTGCGGATGGGGTTGTGCAGTGGTAGTAATGAATGTGTTTGTTCTCTTCAACAGAGAGTATGGCACAATCGACGATGTGGATGTTGACCTGCAAATCAACATCGGTTTCCTTGATGTAAGCCATGTTCATTAACAGCTGACACACGTGcccgttttctttttcttggttAGTTAGAATAAGCCCTTAGGAATATAGGAATGGCACATGTAAGAAAGTCTGTTAGGGTTTGTGTCTGTGCTGCCAGGAGGAGGTGGCCTCAGCGTGGAACGTCATCAGAACAGAGCCCATCATTCTGCGCTTgcgtttctctctttctcaatACCTTGATGGACCAGGTAGTGTTTGAAGCTTGAAGAATGTTTTGAAGGTATCATGATACGCAGCTGTTCATCCAAGATCCccattcttttctttctgcagAGCCCACAGTAGAGGTTTTCCAGACTTCCAGTAAGGACAGATTTGGCTTGGGAGTACAGCTGAAAAAgtaagcatttatttatttattttgaaatagcCTTGATAAATGCCATGCAAATACACCAAAGTGacactcatttcatttttacaggaTCCTCAGCACATTCATATCCCAGCAATGGAAACACCTGAGTAATGAGTTCATGAGGGTTCAACAGAAGAAGAGGCACAGCTGGTTCAAGGCAGGAGGAACCATCAAAAAATTCCGTGCTGGACTCAGCATCTTCTCTCCAGTTGCTAAGTAAATTAATTCTTGAATAtgttgtttttcatattttacagtGCTTTCtaatgtatacatacatacatttacagcatttatcagacgcccttatccagagcgacttacaatcagtagttacagggacagtctccctggagcaacttaaggttaagtgtcttgctcagggacacaatggtagtaagtgggatttgaacctggttctcctgggtctcctggttcacaggcgagtgttttacccactaggctactaccataatATAGATAATATATGTACACGGTTTGGATGAAACAAAATACATGCAACAATACAATCTGTCTTCAGGCCATGAATTAAGAGAATACATTTAGAATACTTCTGCagctatataaaatgtaatctgCAGATGTGGAGGGCAGTtgattaaaaaattatattcatgttGATATACAAATTCATCACACCAAactgttgtaaaaaaaattaacaaatgatGATACAGCACAGTTGTCATACACATGCATTTCAAACATGTATTCTGCATACATAAAAATCTGTATGTAATGGAATGTAATACATTCATATTCCATTACATTAGTAATGTATTCAGAAATCTCTGCTGATCCCGCTATTTCTCCAAATGACAATAGAAAGATCAATGGCAGATCTCGTAGTAGATCTGCAGTAAATCTCACTATGACTGTTCCCCTGTCAGGTCCCCCTGCGTCCCTCTCATCCAGGGCCCTGTGGTGAAGGGACAGCTCAGAGCCCCTGAGCTCAGGGTGACACGCCTCATGAATCGTTCTGTGCCCTGCGCCATGAAGGAGTCCAAGGGAGAGCTGTTTACATACGCCCCTAACGGACAGGTGTGTATCCAACAAAGCACGAGAACCATGAGAACCTTATGAATTCAGGTTCTGTTCTGAACTCTAATTAGACAGGGCACTTGCCTTTAAACGTACCTTGCTGGATAAAAGAGGCGAGACTGAGCGAGACTGAAAATTGTAAACATCTTCAAAAGACTCAATTAAATGGTTCAAAGCAGCCGAGATGAAGCGTTGTCTTTCAACAACAATTGTGACTGCGGAGCCTTTATGAGAGCGCTTGTGCCGTGTCTTCAGAGCGTCGCTGTGCCTGGAGCCAGATCAACGGTCCAGATCACCACCAAGCAGCTGATTGAGCTCTTCTTCTCGTCACAAGCGCTCATTCACTGCAAAAGCGTCCCGACCCTGGAGTACGGCTTCCTCGTGCAAGTATGCGCTGTGTGACTGAGTCTGGGAACTGCGACTGAAGCCTATTGCATTTCCACATGCAATGCACATGCAATGCACTTCCATCACTGTCTGTCCTCCTCCTCTAGATCATGAAGTACTCTGAACAAAGGATTCCAACCCTGAATGAATACTGCGTGGTGTGTGATGAGCAGCACGTTTTTCAGAATTGCTCCATGCTTAAAGTAAGACTGACAAACATCCGTtgtctttaaataataatgtcaaCGTGTATATTTATGTGGTTATTGTTTTGATATATTCATACACAGCCAGCAGTATGCACCAGagagttgtgtgtgttctctttttaCACTTTGGGTGTGATGTCTGGCGCTGCAGAAGATGTGGCTACAGGAGctgaggtaacacacacacccacatgcacacacaaaaagcccATGATGCACTGGTCACTGGCTCCTGTTTTCCATACGTCTAAACCACACAGATTCATGCAGGTTTCAGTTTTGTACTTAagagtgtaaaataaaatgaaataaaatctgatgTTTGACCCATGCAGCTTATCCAAACATTGAGCTGCCCATAATGCTTCTTGCATAAAACATTCACAAAAAGGCCCCATGATCCACAACATGGCTTTGCAAATACATCATTAATTATGGTTTAATTAATACAGTTCTATGACTTTGTGTTGTGTGAGAAtattcatttgtaatatttgtttgctATTATTGAGCAAAAAAGGCTGACATTTCTTCAGCGAGTCTTGCTGTTCTTTAGCTCGTACCTTATCTGTCTGGATCAAGGACACTGCCCGCAGCTATTTTTCTAGCTGTCAGTTCAGCATTGTGCATGTGGCCGAAACATACCTTGCTTTTGCCGGCAAGTTAGAAACAAGTAAAGGGAGAAGGATGACATCCTTCATGAAACTAAACATCTGTGCAGACTGAAAACACCAAGTTGCCAAATGTATTAAGACACATGCTTTTAAACACACGTTTAATGCTTTGTATTGTAAGACTTGGACTTGGTGTAAGACTTGTAAGACCCATTCCATGAAGCTGTCTAGGTTCTTGGGCTAATCTAAAAGCCACATAAACATTGGAGGTCTGTAGCTATGGATTGTTGTTGGCATTTAGTTGTTGTCGTCTGTGTTTTGCATGCCTCAGCATGCACTGACCTCCCTCTGATTTTGATGTGGCCGAACACTTCATGGCTGAGTTGCTGTTGTTACCAATTGCTTCCACTTTGTTAAAATACCAATAACAGTTCACCATGGAGTTTTAAGTGATTTGAATGGGCAACTCAATACTTTTGCCAACACAGAGTATCCATTACCAGACCAAAAAAACACTTCAGGGGTTAGACCCTTGATTTTATGTCTTTGGAAGATGGAGGACCGGTGATCTTAGTTTCAGGTTAAGGAGTCCTTATGGAAACATGCAGTGCCCTGCATGCACTCATTAGATTAGCACAAAGGAGTAAAGGAGAGGACAGACAGAACTGAAGTGTTGAGAACTGCTTCAAGTGACTAGATTGTCTTATTGTGTTGTCTGATTACTTGTTAGGTGGTGGACTTGCTTGTGGTCATGTGCAGAGCTGCCCTGGAGTCTGCCCGTAAGAGCATTATATTTGACCCTTACCCTTCTGTGGTGGACCCCTCTGACCCCAAGAGTCTGGCATTTAACCCAAAGGTGCTTATCGCTACATGTCTCTGATTAAATCAGTTGAAACTCAatggaaaagtgcattttttcatgctttctgtgtgtgtgacagaagaAGAGCTATGAGCGTCTGCAGAAAGCACTGGATAGTGTAATGTCCATACGGGAGATGACACAAGTGAGCACTATTTTTACTTGTATTTCCCTTACTAAAGTGTCATTTCAAACACATGTGATTATATACACTTAACAATTCATTGGCAATTTAACTTTAATTAGTCTCTGCATCTTTATCCAGATATTAATCCTCTTAAATCCAATCTACCAAACAGCTTGTAGTGTTAATTAACTGTGTGTTTTCCAGGGATCCTATTTTGAGATAAAGAAACAAATGGACAAGATGGATCCACTTGCACACCCTCTCCTACAATGGTAACAAAGAATAACCTTTTAGTAGGTTATAAAGTTGGTTTTGTGGTCTCACAGTAAAAATAGTCAGTTTCAATTGCTAAACATGCAGCACCATGCAGGTCTAGCTCTAATGATTGATTTCTATTCATATAAATGGCCAAAAGCATTAATTTTAATGCTGTATATATCCTTGGTTTCATTGTTATATTACAGGATCATATCCAGCAACAGGTCTCACATAGTCAAGCTGCCCCCTGGAAGGGTATGATAATTTACCTTCTTAAATGATCTACACTATTATTCAAAAGTTTGGAAGAACCTactcatttctgttttttgttacattatacagtacaagccttaagtttggagacaccttctcattcaacgtgttttctttattttcatgaccatttatgttggtagattctcactgaaggcatcaaaactatgaatgaacacatgtggagttatgtacttaacaaaaaacgatgaaatagccgccctttgctctgattactgctttgcacactcttgccattctctcgatgagcttcaagaggtcgtcacctgaaatgcttttccaacagtcttgaaggagttcccagaggtgttaagcacttgttggcccctttgcattcactctgcggtccagctcaccccaaaccatctggattgggttcaggtccggtgactgtggaggccaggtctccactttttgttaaatacataacgccacatgtgttcattcataactGCTACAACTTTTTtaactgtaactgtaactgATTCTTGCATTGGCTCAATCTTAGACTGCATAACCACCaaagagtaggtgcgtccaaacatttgactagTAGTGTATGCTCCTTTTGATTTTGTGTATGCATCTGTCTGGTGTTTCATTTTCCCCGTCTGATCAGCAGCAGCTCAAGTTCATGCACACAAGCCATCAGTTCCTCCTGCTCAGCAGTCCTCCTGCTAAAGAGTCTCGGTTCCGCACAGCAAGGAAGATATATGGTAGCACCTTCGCCTTCCAGtgagaactttttaaaaataagcacacgcacacacatgcatttataaaaCTCATATGCTGTAGTTGAGATCCTGTAGATCAATCAGATTCTTTTATTCTAAGCCTTTACTCTATGTAACAAATCCATTTTTTCGATTTAGTGGGTCCCACATAGAAAACTGGCACTCAATTCTGAGAAACGGACTGGTCAATGCCTCATATACAAAGTTGCAGGTATGTCTGCTAAATATCTGCTCCATATctgattattaaaaacatttttacacctCTGTTGACATCACTCAGAAAGCATGATTGCCTCTGCCTCCACTGCTGCGTGATGCAGGCTTTTAAAATTAGATGTCTGATGAACACATTCAGCTTAATTACAGCACTTTTCTGAATATGAAATGGATCTTAGTTACCTTGGATGTTTTGTTCACTTCCCATGATTTCCCCTTTCCCATTCTCTCTAAACCAAGCTGCATGGGGCAGCATATGGAAAGGGCATCTACCTCAGCCCCATCTCCAGCATCTCCTTTGGATACTCAGGTAGGGTCTCATTCATCCTTTCTCTGCTCTCAGATGACGTTAATCGGTTGTGCATTAGTGTCTAAAAGGGGTTTATTGCTCCTGTGAAAGGTTGCAATAACAGCAGGATAGAATTCACTGTCACGCGTAACACAGCGACCTTCAGCTAAACTTTACATGAAGCTTGAtattgttgctaggcaacatctTGCAGTGAGGTAGGGAGCAGATGCTTGTCAAAAACAAGGTAATTAAGGTGTGCTGATACTGGAGATGTGGCAATAGAGTTTATATTGTCAGAATATTTGTATCACTGCACAAGGTCAGCGCATGTCCTTTAACTAAAGAGATATTCAGACTGACCTCGAAAATATGACATCCGTCCTGTGCATTTAGGCATGGGCAAAGGACAACACCACATGCCAACCAAAGAAGAGCTTGTACAACGCTATAACCGTATGAACACAATTGCACAGGTAAAGTTGCATCATTTGAACAGCCATAACCTCAGAAGAAAACACGGCAGtaatttcttttctcttctttggTCACAGAGTCGCCCAGCGCAGTCTAGATTTCTCCAGAGTCGGAATTTGAACTGCATAGCTCTATGTGAAGGTCAGACATCACTTTAACATACCTTAAGAAAGGATTGCTAGTTGCAATAGCTAGAGTGATTTTGTAATGATGAAAGCACCTCGctgtctttcttttcattcagtTATAACATCCAAAGACCTCCAGAAACATGGGAACATATGGGTTTGTCCAGTTTCAGACCACATTTGTACACGGTTCTTCTTTGTGTAAGCAGTTCATTTCAAAGAAAACCATATTTACAAAAATCAACTGCCAGTCCAACgatcttaatttttttcacttatcAAAGGTATGAAGATGGTCAAGTTGGAGATGCCAACATTAACACCCAGGAGCCTAATGTTCAAAGGGAGATCCTCCGTGTGATTGGATCACATCCCACCTGAACACTGAAGACGTTCATTTAATTGGATCATTGTATGCCTATTTTGGAAAAGTGCAAGGTAATCATATTACTGTTTGTTGGTCCTTTTTGCCAACCTCTGTGCTTATTCTGGCTCTCACCAAAACAGTAGAACCATTTTGCACTCCTGCAAACAAATACCATGCACAAGTGTCAGAAAGATGCATGTGGCTGTTTCTAAATCGGACTGGTGATGGATATGACATTCCGTTCAATAAGCTGGTGCAATGTATTATAAAGTGACACTGATGTTAATAGCTGTGTAAGTTACAGTAaatacagtgtaatacaatatTCACTTTCATCCCATGTGTACACAGGATTGTGTGACTTGCTGTTTAATTATTGTATTGCCATATTCCTACTAGAGAGCAGACGGTACAGTTCTGTTCAACAATATTTCCAGTATTTCACCAAGAAACTGTGAGCACGATCTGGGCTTTAGTGAAAGGAGAACTGCAAGGAAAAGGAGCCGTTTTGTTACGTTTGTAAGAAGGTGTTGGCGCTAGGGTTTTACTCATGCTAGCTAGAGGGGTTATGGTTCAACATAGCctatttttatgaatttgtcagttttctaataaataaaattcatttttccaTTACATCTGAACTGTTtgatctgttcatttttatcatGTTTGTTGTACAGTGTACAAATGTGcgtttgtgtatgtgtaggaCATGTATTTGCATTCAAGCATGTGCCCTTGCACACAAATTAGCCAGACTGCGCTTTTGTGCACATTTGTCAAGTCCCCGAGCAATCTGAGCAAAGAATGAGGTTGTTTTAAGTCCCCGAAGATTAAATGTCCCCAATCAGCATCAGTGGCAACGTCTGACTCCTGTGAGGTGGAAACGCTTCGTCGTAGCTGTGCACTACCTCTCCACATGCGCCCACAGCTGCCTCCGCATCTGCCCCGCCCGTGCGCTGGAAATTTGCCCACTGTCCCTTTATCAACAGCGCACTTTAAAGGGCTTCTCGACCCTCGACgtccctgtctctctcacacacaaagtgccacaaaaatgttcaaatcacTTCACACCATGCAGTGCATTAATACCATGAAGCCGCTTTAAAGACACGTCCATTTAtctcccttttttatttaaatctctGTGAAATTAGTTGATTTCAAAGAGACAGTGGGAAGGCAGCGTGAAATTGTGCTGACGTATCTTTTCTGGGATAATAGATTCATGAGATTGACCTGCCCCTATCAAACCCTCGTCTGaaggggataaaaaaaatccccctgGCTGctgatttatacatttttgcgCGCCCTCCATCGAGGTGATAATGTTACTCGGCGTGGCCCTCGCCTCTTTCACCTTCTGCGACCGCTGCATGTTTCTGATTCCTTTGTAATTCATTAGCGGTAATGTTGTGAACCTAAGTGGGGATGTAAATAAAAGGCAGATTCTTCTTGACGCAATGGCGTAGATAAGAATTTTGTGTGAAGACGCTCCCCTCCTCCATGGCTGCTTCTGCCGAACCTTTTCAACCGTTCCACCattaaattaacttaatttcCTTGGGGTGTGTTGTACTTTCCAGCGAGACTTCATTCtgcttaatttaattaataaaacttATAGAGAAGTCCATGGGAGCTTGCCAAAGGCTGTGCTTCTGCTAACTAGATGATAACAGTGGAATAATGTCTGAAGCCTGTCAGACTGGATAAGGGAGGAGAATTTTCCATTTGCTGAGACAGTAGATTTTGCAACTATCCAATTCCAATGGCGCTTaagaagagaaaagtaaaagGCTGGCGTTATGTCGCGTTCAATCGATTGTTGTGACTGgaaaatgatgaaatgatgtCTTGTGGTGCTCCTGTCGTCGCCCAAATGCTTCGCCTTCTGTTGAGCCCGGCTCCACGTACACGCTGTGCGTGCTGCTTTCTTTGGGAAACAAGCTGTGAATTTTGTGGAGCAGAACTGCAGAGCGGCATGCGCGCCTCTCCGCAGAGCGAAATGACTGCCTCCGGGCTTTCACAGCTCCGAGACCAGCCGATAAGTGCAGCAGTGGGCCGCGGGAACGGAGCGGACAGCATTCCGACGTTCAACTGCCAACCCGGGACTCCTTTCTCCCACGGTGCAGACGCCACTTCTGCTGAGCTTGGCAAACTTTTCATTTAAACCTCACCATGCCGTGTGCAAAGAGACAAGGGCAGCGTGCATTTTAAACTGGCCTCCTGCCTCAAACGCCATGAGGACGTGTTTACCGCGTTTACCGCCTTTTTTTGGTGCTAAAATgtcgttcatttttttaaagcccttTTTTGCCGCCTGTTTCTTTAAGAGGGGTTCCACCAATACCCCTCCAGCCCCCCGCAGTCACTATTTCTCTGGATTGCTCAACCACTCCTCTCTAATCTGTGGTCGAGGATGCAGCATCTGCCACATAACAGCTATGTGAGGGGGAAAACGGCGAGATcgcagtttgtttttttgggttagTGCATATGGATTCTGTTTTTCCCGGAACGATGTGGAACTTTTACACAGCAAAGAGCAGAGGAAAGGAAGAAGAGGACTGCGTGTGCTGAAGACTTCGAACTTGCCTTTACGATGTGCTGCACCATCCCAATGGAGCAACCTTTATGAACAAGTATATGCTGTCTCACTTTCAGAGGAGGTATTTCTTAATCCAGATTACGTCCAATCTCATGCAACTTTATAGAACAGTAAAGAGCTCAAACTCTTTTTGTTTGAAATAATTGCTTTTATTATAAAGGGGGACATTTAAGATCACAAGgactattttatttttcttcattgaACTCTTTTCTAAAAGGAATTTTCTAGTGTCTCATTCTCCTCATTACatcattatgcaaatgaagaCCTGGGAAATTAACAGAAAGCTTGATATCATCACATGCTGATAGAGGCAGTGCCTATGCTCTACGTTTTAAATTAAGGTCTACAGAAAGAACACCTGAGGACAGTTCAAGGGGATCAAACGAGATTTGGAATTTCAAAATCATAATTATACTACAGCTGGGGCAATTATGTCATTTCCTAGaggagaaaattcttttatctACAGTCCATCATCCGGAACAACGCATTTGGATGAACCACTATCCAGACCTCCTGTATGGACCACTCTACCACCCTCCAGCACTCTTAAACCAGGACGCACTGGCTTTAAGAAGGTTTGTACCACAGGAGAAGCCAGTCCATGCCCGTTTCCAGGACTGGGCACAGGAATACTGGAGATGCGAGTGAAGGAGGGAAGCAAGATTCGAAACCTCTTGGGTTTTGCTATGGCCCGAATGCAAGAACAGGTGAAACCTGATGGTCAGGTGGGAGTGACTCAGGTTCTCTTCACTGGACTTGATCGGGCCATCACCAAGACCATTACATGCGCCGAAATAATGAAGCGTCAAGTACAAGGGCTGCACCAGCTCTCCAAACTTCAGTACACTACTGTGCGTGAAGTATGGGAGAACAAAGAGGATGGGAGGTCCAGAATGACGATACACAGGACAGTGCCGTCCATCTGCATTCTTCTCTCCAAAGACCCGCTGGATCCCACAGAGCCGGGCTATCAGCATCCAGCGGATGTCCGCTCTGTGTCCGATCCAAGAGACATTAAAGGCGAACGTGTAGTTTGCAGAAAAAGAACCTTGAGTCCTTGTTCACAATCCAAACAGCCAAATGCTAAAAAAGCTCATTCTGCAATACATTGACCTGTTTTACAACCAAATCTGAAGCATGCAAGAATAACATATGGATTAACAATGGACATGAACTCAGCTTGTCATTAAAGACAATAAAGTGAATGTGTTACACTATTTTCAAAGGTTATACTCGTGCATCGTCCAATAACATGATAGGTGTGGCTGTGATATAACTTTTTTACAGTTCTTCACCCCAGATAAACAGTTTTTAATTAACAGAATTGGTTTGTTAAAATGCTAAaagtggagcagtggtggcctagcaggtaaggaagcagactcataactgTAGAGCTGCTGGTTCCCGAACCATTGGGATGCCACTGATGTCCTCTTGAGcatggtaccgtccccacaccctgctccctgggcgcctttcatggctgtccactactcaccaaggttgatgggttaaaagcagaggacacatttcatttctatGTTTCTATGTTTTGTAtcaaaatgaccaaaacaatcactttaaaat
Proteins encoded in this window:
- the LOC114767370 gene encoding protein mono-ADP-ribosyltransferase PARP6-like isoform X8 produces the protein MSISGQSWTDEDSDGDSDCGEFLYGIQGHCGTDLYCHPQLDADIGAVRDIYTDRAVYVREYGTIDDVDVDLQINIGFLDGLCLCCQEEVASAWNVIRTEPIILRLRFSLSQYLDGPEPTVEVFQTSSKDRFGLGVQLKKILSTFISQQWKHLSNEFMRVQQKKRHSWFKAGGTIKKFRAGLSIFSPVAKSPCVPLIQGPVVKGQLRAPELRVTRLMNRSVPCAMKESKGELFTYAPNGQSVAVPGARSTVQITTKQLIELFFSSQALIHCKSVPTLEYGFLVQIMKYSEQRIPTLNEYCVVCDEQHVFQNCSMLKPAVCTRELCVFSFYTLGVMSGAAEDVATGAEVVDLLVVMCRAALESARKSIIFDPYPSVVDPSDPKSLAFNPKKKSYERLQKALDSVMSIREMTQGSYFEIKKQMDKMDPLAHPLLQWIISSNRSHIVKLPPGRQQLKFMHTSHQFLLLSSPPAKESRFRTARKIYGSTFAFHGSHIENWHSILRNGLVNASYTKLQLHGAAYGKGIYLSPISSISFGYSGRVSFILSLLSDDVNRLCISVVTQRPSAKLYMKLDIVARQHLAVR
- the LOC114767370 gene encoding protein mono-ADP-ribosyltransferase PARP6-like isoform X3 — translated: MSISGQSWTDEDSDGDSDCGEFLYGIQGHCGTDLYCHPQLDADIGAVRDIYTDRAVYVREYGTIDDVDVDLQINIGFLDGLCLCCQEEVASAWNVIRTEPIILRLRFSLSQYLDGPEPTVEVFQTSSKDRFGLGVQLKKILSTFISQQWKHLSNEFMRVQQKKRHSWFKAGGTIKKFRAGLSIFSPVAKSPCVPLIQGPVVKGQLRAPELRVTRLMNRSVPCAMKESKGELFTYAPNGQSVAVPGARSTVQITTKQLIELFFSSQALIHCKSVPTLEYGFLVQIMKYSEQRIPTLNEYCVVCDEQHVFQNCSMLKPAVCTRELCVFSFYTLGVMSGAAEDVATGAEVVDLLVVMCRAALESARKSIIFDPYPSVVDPSDPKSLAFNPKKSYERLQKALDSVMSIREMTQGSYFEIKKQMDKMDPLAHPLLQWIISSNRSHIVKLPPGRQQLKFMHTSHQFLLLSSPPAKESRFRTARKIYGSTFAFHGSHIENWHSILRNGLVNASYTKLQLHGAAYGKGIYLSPISSISFGYSGMGKGQHHMPTKEELVQRYNRMNTIAQSRPAQSRFLQSRNLNCIALCEVITSKDLQKHGNIWVCPVSDHICTRFFFVYEDGQVGDANINTQEPNVQREILRVIGSHPT
- the LOC114767370 gene encoding protein mono-ADP-ribosyltransferase PARP6-like isoform X2, producing the protein MSISGQSWTDEDSDGDSDCGEFLYGIQGHCGTDLYCHPQLDADIGAVRDIYTDRAVYVREYGTIDDVDVDLQINIGFLDGLCLCCQEEVASAWNVIRTEPIILRLRFSLSQYLDGPEPTVEVFQTSSKDRFGLGVQLKKILSTFISQQWKHLSNEFMRVQQKKRHSWFKAGGTIKKFRAGLSIFSPVAKSPCVPLIQGPVVKGQLRAPELRVTRLMNRSVPCAMKESKGELFTYAPNGQSVAVPGARSTVQITTKQLIELFFSSQALIHCKSVPTLEYGFLVQIMKYSEQRIPTLNEYCVVCDEQHVFQNCSMLKPAVCTRELCVFSFYTLGVMSGAAEDVATGAEVVDLLVVMCRAALESARKSIIFDPYPSVVDPSDPKSLAFNPKKKSYERLQKALDSVMSIREMTQGSYFEIKKQMDKMDPLAHPLLQWIISSNRSHIVKLPPGRQLKFMHTSHQFLLLSSPPAKESRFRTARKIYGSTFAFHGSHIENWHSILRNGLVNASYTKLQLHGAAYGKGIYLSPISSISFGYSGMGKGQHHMPTKEELVQRYNRMNTIAQSRPAQSRFLQSRNLNCIALCEVITSKDLQKHGNIWVCPVSDHICTRFFFVYEDGQVGDANINTQEPNVQREILRVIGSHPT
- the LOC114767370 gene encoding protein mono-ADP-ribosyltransferase PARP6-like isoform X7 gives rise to the protein MSISGQSWTDEDSDGDSDCGEFLYGIQLDADIGAVRDIYTDRAVYVREYGTIDDVDVDLQINIGFLDGLCLCCQEEVASAWNVIRTEPIILRLRFSLSQYLDGPEPTVEVFQTSSKDRFGLGVQLKKILSTFISQQWKHLSNEFMRVQQKKRHSWFKAGGTIKKFRAGLSIFSPVAKSPCVPLIQGPVVKGQLRAPELRVTRLMNRSVPCAMKESKGELFTYAPNGQSVAVPGARSTVQITTKQLIELFFSSQALIHCKSVPTLEYGFLVQIMKYSEQRIPTLNEYCVVCDEQHVFQNCSMLKPAVCTRELCVFSFYTLGVMSGAAEDVATGAEVVDLLVVMCRAALESARKSIIFDPYPSVVDPSDPKSLAFNPKKKSYERLQKALDSVMSIREMTQGSYFEIKKQMDKMDPLAHPLLQWIISSNRSHIVKLPPGRQQLKFMHTSHQFLLLSSPPAKESRFRTARKIYGSTFAFHGSHIENWHSILRNGLVNASYTKLQLHGAAYGKGIYLSPISSISFGYSGMGKGQHHMPTKEELVQRYNRMNTIAQSRPAQSRFLQSRNLNCIALCEVITSKDLQKHGNIWVCPVSDHICTRFFFVYEDGQVGDANINTQEPNVQREILRVIGSHPT
- the LOC114767370 gene encoding protein mono-ADP-ribosyltransferase PARP6-like isoform X5, whose amino-acid sequence is MSISGQSWTDEDSDGDSDCGEFLYGIQGHCGTDLYCHPQLDADIGAVRDIYTDRAVYVREYGTIDDVDVDLQINIGFLDEEVASAWNVIRTEPIILRLRFSLSQYLDGPEPTVEVFQTSSKDRFGLGVQLKKILSTFISQQWKHLSNEFMRVQQKKRHSWFKAGGTIKKFRAGLSIFSPVAKSPCVPLIQGPVVKGQLRAPELRVTRLMNRSVPCAMKESKGELFTYAPNGQSVAVPGARSTVQITTKQLIELFFSSQALIHCKSVPTLEYGFLVQIMKYSEQRIPTLNEYCVVCDEQHVFQNCSMLKPAVCTRELCVFSFYTLGVMSGAAEDVATGAEVVDLLVVMCRAALESARKSIIFDPYPSVVDPSDPKSLAFNPKKKSYERLQKALDSVMSIREMTQGSYFEIKKQMDKMDPLAHPLLQWIISSNRSHIVKLPPGRQLKFMHTSHQFLLLSSPPAKESRFRTARKIYGSTFAFHGSHIENWHSILRNGLVNASYTKLQLHGAAYGKGIYLSPISSISFGYSGMGKGQHHMPTKEELVQRYNRMNTIAQSRPAQSRFLQSRNLNCIALCEVITSKDLQKHGNIWVCPVSDHICTRFFFVYEDGQVGDANINTQEPNVQREILRVIGSHPT